Genomic window (Nilaparvata lugens isolate BPH chromosome 7, ASM1435652v1, whole genome shotgun sequence):
tAAAGGAAAACACTCCAAAGTTTTGACTCACGAAGTCCGCTAGTGCCTGGTCGCGCCACAAAAGCGCTAGCGGCAGTTAAGTCAAAGATGGCTGCATTCATTGGACCCGAGCGTGCTAGCTGAATgttttggcttgaaaaaacaaataGTACACCTTGATATGTTGCAAAAATGTTTGATACCACAGATCGATGAGTATGACCGAGAACGAAACAATCTTTATGCAAGAAGGCGCACCACCACACTATCTGACTGACATCTGGGATTTTCTTAATGACCGCTTtccaaatcagtggattggccgtAATGCGCCAATTGCATGGCTCCCTCGTTCCCCACACCTGACACCGCTGCATTTTTTCTTGTGAGGtttcataaaatatatgatGTAGGCCTACGTACCTCCTTTGCCAGCCACTCTACCTGAACATAGAGCAAGGATTTGCGCTCCTGCtgagcaagttacacctgaaatgctagtgcgagtctGCAGGATAAACAACGCAAGTCAGATAGAAAATCTTTAGTTTAAGGTgaaaaaacttgaagtgttttcctttaaaacaacaccaaaaccaactctgtaccttgtttattgagatttatatgaattttcaaatttagtaagTCCTTTTTGAATCAGCCGGTATAGTGCTGCAGAAATAAATCCATCAACTGAGTATTTAGCATTTTTCCATCCTTCTTCTGTTGAATTACAAAAAATGTGATGTGATCGATCATATTATTGTATCAAATAAAtctaattcaaaaaatattggtGATTATGGATAATTATGTATGTAGACCTATCCTCCTCTAGAttaaaaaacatatattttgtCGAAGAAATTACTATATAGTGATAGATATCCTAGTGTTGAAAAGTTATAGGGCCTACAGCCGAAATTTACTAAGTTTAATATGCAGtattataataaaacaaatgtttgatattctattacaattaattattctaaagCAACATAACATGATTAGCTAATGGAATAACAAAAAAGAATAAACTTACATAGCATAGCTAAATCAAGACTACTGTGTTGTTGTTAAAGCTTGAAAGAAGCTTAATGGAAAGTGTTAATTTAAGATTATTTTATTTCGGTATTCCTAAAATCTGTCAACTATTACAGTGAAAAGATTCCTGTTATCgctttaattataaaattagacagatttatataaaaacaaacagtataaaataaaaatttgtaatgaGAATGTCCTCGAagtatttcaaatatattgGCAAACCAAAGAACTCAATTTCACACACAGATCGAAGACCTTCAATCCATGTGATGGGGTACATGAGTGTCCAGTCCATGAAAAAATCATTCCTGCATAAAAACTCTGTTGGTTCACGGCTCTTCCCTCTATTCATTGTATTATATCTTCTTAAatgtattcagggctactacttatttttatttataaaattgcaTTATATTAGCCTACCCTTCTTTTAAAATTagtgtaaaataataataggtattaaaattttaatttgtgttttcaatctattaatttaaaaaagggtactattataatgctattttatatatattattatataatatcatattattgatgaattgattAGATTCTATCATTTTATACTGCATTGTTATAGTATACCGTACTTTGATTTTGAAGGAATGTGAAAATTATATATTGAGAACTCATTTTTGcattattttaattcattttaaactgttaTTTCAAAAGTATTATTCTATTTAAGAGTTTGAACTGACAAGTTGTGAattagatatatattttttttccataagaaaaagaatactttttggatttgaattaaattttgaataattgtatcTTATTTTTATAGGTGTATCCAGAATGGTGAAAGTTCTGGTGAAAAAAGGTGATGAAACACAATTTCTGTATGAAACATCGGTTGGTACAGATAATGTAGAGCTCACTCAACAGATAACTTACATCTATAATGGGAGGCTTAAAGTAAGCAGAATTTGTTCAGGTGAgcataatacagtattatattattatttttccaatactCAACACAAGTGTATGATTGACATATTCAATGCttctcaatttcaaataaaacaattcaatGCCATCTCCATTCAACAATCTctaaataaatacagtaatcAGGTTTGTTCCAAGAAGACAACTTTTTTTAATAGCGTTAGTACGAGCATTTGGATTCATGAACATTGTATAACAGTAACCGTTATTCAGGACATATTCCGGGCTATTcctattaattaattattatttattgctcACAAGGAGGTTTTCtctgaggatttttgaaaagttcTGAAAAACGTTTGTTCTTCGAGAGCCTAGTTTACcataaatgaatattgttttaataatattattgatgataatgtAGGAAacttctcaataattttccagtgatgataataattataactttgttgtagttttgacactgtgttacttttATTACAAGCAACACAGTGTcaaaactacaacaaagttataacatagtgtttcgtcatggaaagcaactttAATAATCTTAATGCCAAATGACCTGACTGGTTTACAAAAAATAAGCATCTTAACCAGTCGACTAAGCATCTCACCAACTCCTAATTCAGTGATACTACAATAACATGACAGAAATGTGATAATTATATTCGTCTTAAGTAGAGCGTGCACTAGGTCTGTGGAGCGGCGCGAAGAGTTTACGACCTGGAATTGAATACATGTGATCAAGTGTACAACTCCGAGCTGTAGGTCGGGAGCGCGGCGCGACGCGCTCCTAGTGCACGGAGGTCAGGTCGGAAATTTTCCGCGCTCGGGTAGATTCGTGAAGGCTCGGCTGTTTCCGACCTCTGATTTAGTAAACAGCCTGCTGTTCTGTCGTCTTCCAGTTCACATTCTAATCAATTACCCACGATTACGGTAAGTTAATGGGAAAATGTACCAACATTTTATCTTCTTGATAGTTCCTCTCTCTCTGCTTCATCCACAACTgccaaaaataatatttcttcatcTGAGTCATCCATCACTCAAGTCTGCCACTTTATCACAACCTCAAATTAGAACTGACTTCAATCAGAACTCTAACTTCATCAAGTATGTCTTGATACAAATCGCAATCTATTATTACTTATTGACAAGTCTACGTCACGACTAACTAGTCCAAAACAGTGCCGCGCTCGCAGTGCACAGACCTTCCATTTTCCGCTCTATTTCTGCTGCGCGCCGCGCCGCTCCACCGACCTAGAGCACGCTCACCTTTAATGTGATCAAAAGTGAGCAGTTAAGCTAATTCTAAATACTGATTCCAATTACTGAATACtaaaataatactaataattaaaaatattaattctaaTTCTGATGCTTGCATTCATGATTtggaattattgatattatttaattttcacactatTATCGATTTAAATTTTAAGCGGATATTCAGATCGTTATGATAAACTATAACAATATATAGTGTATCCacatacagtaggcctatattgaaATCGATACAAATTAGTGAAACAACTAAAATAGCATAAAATACGCTTTGAAAAAAAGGTGATGATgaaatgttctattttttcAGAATTGGAGGAATTATCGAAACATGGTACTATGCTACCTCCTGACATGATGGGCCTCACCGATGAGCAGATTGAAGAGTTGAAGTTGAAAGACGAGTGGGGGGAGAGATGCGAGCCAAGTGGTGGCTGCACTGACAACAAAGATCCGATGGGTCGCCGAAACGGCAAGCAACCTTCCGAACACATGCAACAACTCATCAACAAGTCAGTTACAGATGTCAAGGAGATGTTGTCAAAGGTGAACAATATAAATACCTACCCTTTTTTGCGTTATCATATgctgaagaaataatataatcttcTTTTGTGTTTAGAAATTGGGATAATAATGTAGTACCTcaaaccaatttcttcatgcaatgATAACTTTGTTAAAAAAATTTTGAGCTCAAACAGAGACATTGTGCATTTTGTGCATGGTTCGGTACATTAAAATTGtctttggaaattgaaatttgtcaaaaaaaacattgacatattaatttgattatgaGAAAAATTTCGAAAGAtcataaatatattgaatatatcccattgatttattaatatattcaGAAGTTTTTCAGAATaatcaaaattttgaattttcaattacaGCTTATTAATGTATAACAAGCACAAAAATAACGTCTCTGCTGCTCTGAAATTCGAACAACataacaaattttgaattttcaattacaGTTTAATGTTGCCTATACCAAGCACAAAAATAATGTCTCTGCTGCtctgaaatttgaacaaaataatcattGCATTTTAGTCAAATTATTATgttcaatatgaatataatcTTATTTTCATGTAATTAAAAAAGTTGTTAGCAtaacattaaaaatttcaatttgtttaagTAAGCATTTGTTCAATCAcaatattggaaatttatttcagaaaatGGTTTAGGCAGATAGACCCATTGGGAAAGAAAATGATTATATGATGGAAAGATGTTTCAAcagtaattttttacaatcaagcTTAGACTggaaaatatgttttatttgtggaaACTTGAGCATCTGAAATGAAGTTTAGAATTATTTCTCATGAATGATTGAGTAAATTGAAGTTGGCTTATACCATACCACTATTTGTATTCTAAAGTGGATGACCTCTCTTTAAGAGTTTGGTGCATATGATATTCTCTGAATtgttataattaaaataactaaGATGAGGTTATTCCATGATTACAATAAATCAACTTATGTTGTAACTAATAGTAGGCTACGTATTTCATTCCATTTACACTCAGGATATTTGAGTTTTGCTTTCTGTTTAATAGAAAAAGGCTGATAATGGAATTTGCATGACTTTGAAAACTGTGCAAGAAGCCTTGGAAATTCTGCGTGGCACAGTCATGATTATCTATCCAATGAATCTCCCTCCTCATGATGTCATTCGCcaagaatttgaaaatactgaGGATTTATCTGGGACTCAGGCTTCACTGGATGTGAGTTTGTGATTTTTCGTGTTTCAAAAATCATTAAGTCTGATAACTTCCATGTATAGTTACAACATTACCTACGTTATATGTACAAGTATATACTTAATTATATTGTTTCAGTTAGGTAcatatcatgaaaaaatattgacaaataaTGAGAACAGAATATGGcatattgaattcaaattatatcaTGAAGAGTTATAATACTCATAGGTTaccttttaaaatataaatattctgaAAGAATCTATGGAATTTCACTGGCAGAGGCCTGCTATCATTCCATGATCTCTCATACCTTtatgtttaaaaaatatcactGAGAATATCgactaattaataaaaataatgataaactcaattttcaatatgaggaaaatattattgatatgttGTTTTTCAGGTAATTGATGTTGCTTCAGCTCAGCTCTGGTTCTCAGGTAAAGAGCTCGTGAGAAACAAGAAGCTTTGCAATTTTGTTGGGAACAactacacaccttcaagagcgaatatatCGGGAACTGTTGGAAgaatcacaaaattccactaaacaaaaagtgtagataatttatcaagcttcatttttgaatggaTAGTTATGTCGGTTAAACGtattgttttcaagatatgagcgtgggagCAAAACACTGAAAATGCTATTTTCAAACCACTCCATCCCCTTAGCAAATGAGTTAGGAatatggggacttttgatatgttattctcctaactagtcttaacaaagctgcaaagtcaaaaattgtgtttaaaacattccctccaaattcctttgacaataattggtctattgttgcaaaaatgaagatttcacaatcaacactaaaactgctgcgaAAGGTGttgggaaattcgtaaaagtgtaaaattatgcatcaaattgaagagaatttaatgctctataagttcataatcagcatggattttcccatcgatttttaaaatgttaaataatagcaaaatttgatgagaaattggaggcaaatgtgttttttcaaaaaagtcacaccttcaagagcggatatctggaaaataagagaatatatagataaatttgtgaaataaaaatcttgtaggaaattatgtaagcttctgCTTAAAGCTAAAGCTGCTGAAAAATGTGAAGGGAAATACGTAAAAGtataaaatcatacatcaaattgaagagaattcaatgctctataatttcataatcagcatggatttttcccaacgaattttgaaaagttattatagcaaaaattgaaagaaattggaggcaaacatgttttttcaaaaatgtcacacctttgAGATATAAGTTATTGTagatattgtaggaaattatgtaagcttcaattttgtatatgtCCATAACAATTATGTctgtaagatacatagttttcgagttatatccaagaaaccaaaaaatggtaccgttgaaccacccccacccctttagcccaggtggtaggggtggggacttttgatatgtttacctccttactaccctaaacaaaactgcggggtcaaaaattgtcttgcAACCATTTCCCTCTATCCCCTTTTTTGAGctttcattgcctggactacttTATGGGATAGAATTCAATAATTGCTGTATCTTCCTTAGCACCTTCATTCCAATATTTATCTTCTCAATCATATCCTTATCACCTACAGAGGTAGATAGGCTACGTGAAGTGTTTGCAAGTTCCACGACTTAACAGCTGACTGATTAGTTTtcattattgaatgagaataaaattcCAATAGGAATAAAtatataggaaattatgtaggcctaagcttcaattttgtatataacaATTATGTCCATAAGATACATAGtgttcgagttatatgcgaaaAACCAAAATATGATACCTTTGAATCACCCCCAActccttagcacagtgggtaggggtggggacttttgatatgtttacctccttactaccctaaacagaactgcggggtccaaaattttcttccaaacatttccctctataacctttctttgactggactaaagtAACTTAAGAGTTGGAagatttttattggaaattgcagttaaccaactcctggaatattattactctgtataagttaataattatttcaaatatccaatgactGCTATATAAATggaactaaggacttctgctgataataatatttttttccttcgtcctggtactcCCAGAAGAAGAGAGTTTATTactgataatataaaaaaataaaaataaaaatactgcaaatattgaccaatatttgcagtagcagaaatccTTAGTTCTATTCATATAAGttagctttcattggatatttgaaataattattgaacagtaATTACTTAAGAGTCTTCTAACTATAATCATGTACTCAACAAAATGCACAATactgaataaaaaaatcttcataaaaataactgaatattttgGATAACTAacacaatatcaccttcacaactcctaagaaagtgaaaaattgatcaatatttGTAGTCTactgaattttataattttcaattgaacgAAATGATATGAATGAAATGTTTGAATGAGTACTGAAATATTTCGTTTGAATGATAGATGGGGGAAGGGGCTCCGGCGAGAGAGCCGGTGGTTTCCGATGAGGAACGCAGACAGATGATGCTGCATGCCTTTCGTCGACAGGAGGAGTTGAAGGTAACATCATCAAAATAGCTCTCATCACAatatattgatttcaaataagGTTACATCTAACTACCtagtatctatataatatagtggaccagtttaataattattagatttgTTGACGTTaggtgtaaaattattttattttgcatttttagcaactttacattttatttataaatgaaacC
Coding sequences:
- the LOC111055723 gene encoding cilia- and flagella-associated protein 298, producing the protein MVKVLVKKGDETQFLYETSVGTDNVELTQQITYIYNGRLKVSRICSELEELSKHGTMLPPDMMGLTDEQIEELKLKDEWGERCEPSGGCTDNKDPMGRRNGKQPSEHMQQLINKSVTDVKEMLSKKKADNGICMTLKTVQEALEILRGTVMIIYPMNLPPHDVIRQEFENTEDLSGTQASLDVIDVASAQLWFSGKELVRNKKLCNFVGNNYTPSRANISGTVGRITKFH